One stretch of Gopherus flavomarginatus isolate rGopFla2 chromosome 2, rGopFla2.mat.asm, whole genome shotgun sequence DNA includes these proteins:
- the CMTM6 gene encoding CKLF-like MARVEL transmembrane domain-containing protein 6, giving the protein MDNGKVYGPTTEPQSKAPACRCTVTRLSRQRLLLKGAQVLLSFLAFILEEIVESCSLCGGLYFFEFISFSATFLSLLILIVFCTSAYERVEKDRLKTLDFWVTTVVGGLFFVASIVFAATNDKSSVETVAIVFGFLASIGFLADGIQMFMEKRKAKENKSENTGNTQNTPENQPLNNQS; this is encoded by the exons ATGGACAACGGCAAAGTGTACGGCCCGACCACCGAGCCGCAGAGCAAGGCCCCCGCCTGCCGGTGCACCGTCACCCGGCTCAGCCGCCAGCGCCTGCTGCTCAAAGGGGCGCAAGTG CTGCTTTCCTTTTTGGCCTTCATCCTTGAAGAAATTGTGGAGAGTTGTAGCCTGTGCGGTGGGCTTTATTTCTTTGAATTCATAAGCTTCAGTGCCACCTTTCTGAGTCTCCTGATACTGATTGTGTTTTGCACCTCTGCTTATGAGCGGGTTGAGAAGGATAGATTAAAGACATTG GATTTCTGGGTCACTACAGTAGTGGGAGGTCTCTTTTTTGTAGCTTCCATTGTGTTTGCTGCAACCAATGACAAGTCATCTGTTGAAACTGTTGCAATT GTGTTTGGCTTTTTGGCAAGTATAGGATTTCTAGCCGATGGTATTCAAATGTTTATGGAGAAACGTAAAGCAAAGGAAAATAAATCGGAGAACACTGGCAACACACAGAACACACCAGAAAATCAGCCGCTGAATAACCAAAGCTAA